A region from the uncultured Stenotrophomonas sp. genome encodes:
- a CDS encoding conserved hypothetical protein (Evidence 4 : Homologs of previously reported genes of unknown function) produces the protein MTMTPRPVPRLRQAGQSLIGMMVGLVISLITIAAMLTLYKTMVGVSNEASVAARRDGQVSAGLLAAQIELQSAGFGVDPAVAPLASRLSISNDGKQVAWHYNDGANDVCAGLWVDANGIYRLRPVTGCIDAAAAAWPANQREPLALMPTTPNGNLIAFAADEEGGASLAGYTFKQEPAACLPYRQQDYASTPAPVAQRVRLANADGKQLFSVCLPNLT, from the coding sequence ATGACCATGACGCCGCGCCCCGTTCCCCGCCTGCGCCAGGCCGGCCAGAGCCTGATCGGCATGATGGTGGGGCTGGTGATCTCGCTGATCACCATCGCCGCCATGCTGACGCTGTACAAGACGATGGTGGGCGTGTCCAACGAGGCATCGGTGGCGGCCCGCCGCGACGGGCAGGTGTCGGCCGGGCTGCTGGCCGCGCAGATCGAGTTGCAGTCCGCCGGGTTCGGCGTGGACCCGGCCGTCGCGCCGCTCGCCAGCCGCCTGTCCATCTCCAACGATGGCAAGCAGGTGGCGTGGCATTACAACGACGGCGCCAACGACGTGTGCGCCGGCCTGTGGGTGGATGCGAACGGCATCTACCGCCTGCGTCCCGTGACGGGTTGCATCGATGCCGCCGCCGCGGCGTGGCCCGCAAACCAGCGCGAGCCCTTGGCGCTGATGCCCACCACGCCGAACGGCAACCTGATCGCGTTCGCCGCCGACGAGGAAGGCGGCGCATCGCTGGCCGGCTACACCTTCAAGCAGGAACCCGCCGCGTGCCTGCCTTACCGGCAGCAGGACTACGCCAGCACGCCCGCGCCGGTGGCACAGCGGGTCAGGCTGGCGAATGCGGATGGCAAACAGCTGTTCTCGGTATGCCTGCCCAACCTGACCTGA
- the groS gene encoding Cpn10 chaperonin GroES, small subunit of GroESL (Evidence 2a : Function of homologous gene experimentally demonstrated in an other organism; PubMedId : 12475168, 2897629, 2901493, 8506346, 8538739, 8876186, 9285585, 9298646, 9600841; Product type f : factor) has product MSIKPLHDRVVVKPIEADEISAGGILIPDSAKEKSTKGEVVAVGPGKPLDNGSVRAPALKAGDKVIYGQYAGSTYKADGVEYKVLREDDVLAVIG; this is encoded by the coding sequence ATGAGCATCAAGCCGCTGCACGACCGCGTCGTGGTCAAGCCCATCGAAGCCGACGAAATCTCCGCCGGGGGCATCCTGATCCCGGATTCGGCCAAGGAAAAGTCCACCAAGGGCGAAGTCGTGGCCGTCGGCCCCGGCAAGCCGCTGGACAACGGCAGCGTCCGCGCCCCCGCGCTGAAGGCTGGCGACAAGGTCATCTACGGCCAGTACGCCGGCTCGACCTACAAGGCCGACGGCGTCGAGTACAAGGTGCTGCGCGAGGACGACGTGCTGGCCGTCATCGGCTGA
- a CDS encoding Redoxin domain protein — protein sequence MHARLWWVAGIAAAAGLAAGAWLGHPATPEPLPMTSPSTAPRPAPPVPVARPGEPLPAFTLPDLDGMPVHFPDRFKGKPLLINVWASWCGPCIEEMPELARFAAKHADNGPQVVGLALDTPEAVLDFLGNVPVYYPIVIDSPGPADASVRLGNTQGLLPYSVLVDAQGRVVKQKLGPFKAGEIEDWVAAP from the coding sequence ATGCACGCACGGCTGTGGTGGGTAGCGGGAATCGCCGCGGCGGCCGGGCTCGCCGCCGGGGCATGGCTGGGCCACCCGGCTACGCCGGAACCGCTGCCGATGACCTCGCCCTCGACCGCTCCGCGGCCGGCGCCGCCGGTACCGGTGGCCCGCCCCGGCGAACCGTTGCCGGCCTTCACCCTGCCCGACCTGGACGGCATGCCGGTGCACTTCCCCGACCGGTTCAAGGGCAAGCCACTGCTGATCAACGTCTGGGCCAGCTGGTGCGGGCCATGCATCGAGGAAATGCCGGAGCTGGCCCGATTCGCCGCCAAACACGCCGACAACGGCCCGCAGGTGGTGGGACTGGCACTGGACACGCCCGAGGCGGTGCTCGACTTCCTCGGCAACGTGCCGGTGTATTACCCCATCGTGATCGACAGCCCCGGCCCGGCCGACGCCAGTGTCAGGCTCGGCAACACGCAGGGGCTGCTGCCCTACAGCGTGCTGGTCGATGCGCAGGGCCGGGTGGTGAAGCAGAAGCTGGGGCCATTCAAGGCCGGCGAGATCGAGGATTGGGTAGCAGCACCGTAA
- a CDS encoding conserved exported hypothetical protein (Evidence 4 : Homologs of previously reported genes of unknown function), whose amino-acid sequence MLGKVGAGFSVTVVALARADMASKGDVVDRRNNRGFTLIEVMVVVAILAILAAIALPAYGNYIARSKIRTAQADLRALSAVLENHRQRTLLYPVAAPADAAAIKAAFPAWNPATKSADFGFSANSDASGYTLAASGVSGKLGGCTLTLAQDGTTGDAGCLAGW is encoded by the coding sequence TTGCTGGGTAAAGTAGGCGCCGGGTTTAGTGTGACAGTGGTCGCGCTCGCCCGTGCCGATATGGCATCCAAGGGGGACGTCGTGGATCGACGCAACAATCGGGGCTTCACGCTGATCGAGGTCATGGTGGTGGTGGCCATCCTGGCCATCCTAGCGGCCATCGCGCTGCCGGCCTACGGCAACTACATCGCGCGCAGCAAGATCCGCACCGCCCAGGCCGACCTGCGCGCGCTGTCCGCGGTGCTCGAGAACCACCGCCAGCGCACCCTGCTCTACCCGGTGGCGGCGCCCGCCGACGCGGCTGCGATCAAGGCTGCCTTCCCGGCTTGGAACCCGGCGACCAAGTCCGCCGATTTCGGCTTTTCGGCCAATTCCGACGCCAGTGGCTACACCCTCGCTGCCAGTGGCGTCAGCGGCAAGCTCGGCGGTTGCACGCTGACCCTGGCGCAGGACGGCACGACGGGCGACGCCGGCTGCCTTGCGGGTTGGTGA
- the cutA gene encoding copper binding protein, copper sensitivity (Evidence 2a : Function of homologous gene experimentally demonstrated in an other organism; PubMedId : 7623666, 7623667; Product type pf : putative factor) gives MDAHDARLVFCTCPDIPTAQSLARHLVERKLAACVNLLPPMQSVYRWQGRVEQAEEVQLLVKTCADRLDALTAAITRLHPYELPEILALTPSAGLPAYLDWIRAQTREEDPR, from the coding sequence ATGGACGCCCATGACGCCCGCCTGGTCTTCTGCACCTGCCCCGACATCCCCACCGCACAGTCGCTGGCCCGCCACCTGGTGGAGCGGAAACTGGCCGCCTGCGTGAACTTGTTGCCGCCGATGCAGTCTGTGTACCGCTGGCAGGGCCGGGTGGAACAGGCCGAAGAGGTGCAGTTGCTGGTCAAGACCTGCGCCGACCGGCTCGACGCGCTCACCGCCGCCATCACCCGCCTGCACCCCTACGAGTTGCCGGAAATCCTGGCGCTTACCCCCAGCGCCGGATTGCCGGCCTACCTGGACTGGATTCGGGCACAGACCCGTGAGGAAGACCCACGTTGA
- the accB gene encoding acetyl CoA carboxylase, BCCP subunit (Evidence 2a : Function of homologous gene experimentally demonstrated in an other organism; PubMedId : 10213607, 10542197, 11157970, 1370469, 1682920, 21380143, 2575489, 2660106, 324999, 7678242, 8747466, 9398236, 9600841; Product type e : enzyme) gives MDLRKIKKLIDLLEESNLAEIEIKEGEESVRLSRTPVGGYVPAPVAVAAPVHAPAQAPSMPMNSPVEAATGGTPKPGNALPDGHVQRAPMVGTYYASAAPDKPPFVSVGQQIKAGETLAIIEAMKMFNPIEAEVSGTVVAILGESGNPVEFDQPLFVIA, from the coding sequence ATGGACCTGCGCAAAATCAAGAAGCTGATCGACCTGCTGGAAGAGTCGAACCTGGCCGAGATCGAGATCAAGGAAGGCGAGGAATCCGTGCGCCTGTCGCGCACCCCGGTCGGCGGCTACGTGCCGGCGCCGGTGGCCGTCGCCGCGCCGGTCCACGCCCCGGCCCAGGCCCCGAGCATGCCGATGAACTCCCCGGTCGAAGCCGCCACCGGCGGCACGCCCAAGCCGGGCAATGCCCTGCCGGACGGCCACGTGCAGCGCGCGCCGATGGTCGGCACCTATTACGCCTCCGCGGCCCCGGACAAGCCGCCGTTCGTCAGCGTCGGCCAGCAGATCAAGGCCGGCGAAACGCTGGCGATCATCGAGGCGATGAAGATGTTCAACCCGATCGAGGCCGAGGTGTCCGGCACCGTGGTCGCCATCCTCGGCGAAAGCGGCAACCCGGTGGAGTTCGACCAGCCGCTGTTCGTGATCGCCTGA
- a CDS encoding conserved hypothetical protein (Evidence 4 : Homologs of previously reported genes of unknown function) — protein sequence MSTCFDPRRRQRGDMMLEALVGVLITSIIGAGLAHVASRVLSGQRDAKVENIAVEQLRAQLESGGISLCDGGAVTITLPGGDKAVAVDCEVAAANITVAGIERAVDAPQRVELRIAAADLGIGDESAPLIVSSRQ from the coding sequence ATGTCGACCTGCTTTGATCCACGCCGCCGGCAGCGCGGCGACATGATGCTCGAAGCGCTGGTGGGCGTGCTGATCACCAGCATCATCGGTGCCGGGCTGGCACACGTGGCCAGCCGCGTATTGAGTGGCCAACGCGATGCGAAGGTGGAGAACATCGCCGTCGAGCAGCTGCGCGCGCAACTGGAAAGCGGCGGCATCAGCCTGTGCGACGGCGGCGCCGTCACCATCACGCTGCCCGGCGGCGACAAAGCCGTCGCGGTGGACTGCGAAGTCGCCGCGGCCAACATCACCGTGGCCGGCATCGAGCGCGCGGTCGATGCACCGCAACGGGTGGAACTGCGGATCGCTGCCGCGGACCTGGGCATCGGCGATGAAAGCGCGCCCCTGATCGTGTCGTCGAGGCAATGA
- a CDS encoding exported hypothetical protein (Evidence 5 : No homology to any previously reported sequences), with protein MNRNRKPHAPPPRRQRGVATLLIVLVVGLAVSVTVAATVYSLRGTQSRQLTTHSATAAQAAAWRGVEALRLYLLQLNGAELEALQGPVQGMGALGVRSAAIVGVAPHGVDRYRVNATVTGEAGVGSALTTATVEVVYDVGPGAGGPGVPPVCASLPPAPMVFNGNLDYSGGKLDVTNSTTYENIVVAGNLTVGGGSSARISGCMKGDVKLGGGGITDNGHIYSEGSIRIDGMGNPSGTTLWGRNVDIGNGVSGGNYVAVKAGAYVVTVHSGDRAIGTSEVGGRLIASTVTGGIPWTTGTVLPAASGRVVVTLADGSQFLLDMGKVAIDDATGAVSGAAAAAELLAGEEDSQLPDALEFRSTAITGGNAGLFTLTIGQLWGHRVSVKGWSGKYDTLWGNGDIDIVSGTIGSLLGGSNLDVNNVSVAGSGRVAGALNKPVANVLAGQVGTSPGLPGLPYCDARVKPIDADNYKGMANYIFESVGGQPQLTIQHVRRADGSSIDGVYPLKNPSAGQLQVLQELMTCNHTNDKGCLNVRQNDGSWLLHGVNKMPAGVLWFDAKLTVDGTSTNLLNTLVNRGDIALTGSGHGDLVAPNFAGAAAVCGGAFYPANLCADHDSFVTWENPNDLDDEGNPRVYTGLPIANTAVVSEEDATMAGWTIKGSVLLGKKLFTNGATVTIQGSLTVGSNERSDTTISAGGIAVDVPDGDGSLNVVPVCSAGNPAIPAGPATASVLWSRYL; from the coding sequence ATGAACAGGAACCGGAAGCCGCACGCCCCGCCGCCCCGCCGCCAGCGTGGCGTCGCCACCCTGTTGATCGTGCTGGTGGTCGGCCTGGCCGTCTCGGTGACGGTGGCCGCCACTGTGTATTCGTTGCGTGGCACCCAGTCCCGGCAGCTGACCACGCACTCGGCCACCGCTGCGCAGGCCGCGGCCTGGCGCGGCGTGGAGGCGCTGCGCCTGTACCTGTTGCAGTTGAACGGGGCCGAGCTGGAAGCGTTGCAAGGGCCCGTGCAGGGCATGGGTGCGCTTGGTGTCAGGTCGGCGGCCATCGTCGGTGTCGCCCCCCACGGCGTGGACCGGTACCGGGTAAACGCCACGGTCACCGGCGAGGCCGGCGTCGGCAGCGCCCTGACCACCGCCACCGTCGAGGTGGTCTACGACGTGGGCCCGGGCGCCGGCGGGCCGGGCGTGCCGCCGGTGTGCGCCTCGCTGCCGCCGGCGCCGATGGTGTTCAACGGCAACCTGGACTACAGCGGCGGCAAGCTGGACGTGACCAATTCCACCACCTACGAGAACATCGTGGTGGCCGGCAACCTGACCGTCGGTGGCGGCTCCAGCGCGCGCATCTCCGGCTGCATGAAGGGCGACGTGAAGCTGGGCGGCGGCGGCATCACCGACAACGGCCACATCTATTCCGAAGGCAGCATCCGGATCGACGGCATGGGCAACCCCAGTGGCACCACGCTGTGGGGGCGCAATGTCGACATCGGCAATGGCGTCAGCGGCGGCAACTACGTCGCGGTCAAGGCCGGTGCCTATGTGGTGACGGTGCACAGCGGCGACCGGGCCATCGGTACGTCGGAGGTGGGTGGCCGGCTGATCGCTTCCACGGTGACCGGGGGCATCCCGTGGACCACCGGTACCGTGCTGCCGGCCGCCAGCGGGCGGGTGGTCGTCACCCTGGCCGATGGCAGCCAGTTCCTGCTGGACATGGGCAAGGTCGCCATCGACGACGCCACCGGTGCGGTCTCCGGCGCGGCGGCGGCCGCCGAGCTGCTCGCGGGGGAGGAGGACAGCCAACTGCCGGACGCGCTGGAGTTCAGGTCCACCGCCATCACCGGCGGCAATGCCGGCCTGTTCACCCTCACCATCGGCCAGCTGTGGGGGCACCGTGTCTCGGTCAAGGGCTGGAGCGGCAAGTACGACACGCTGTGGGGCAACGGCGACATCGATATCGTCTCGGGCACCATCGGCAGCCTGCTCGGCGGCAGCAACCTCGACGTCAACAACGTGTCGGTAGCCGGTTCCGGCCGGGTGGCCGGCGCCCTCAACAAGCCGGTCGCCAACGTGCTGGCCGGGCAGGTCGGCACCAGCCCGGGCCTGCCGGGCCTGCCCTACTGCGACGCGCGGGTGAAGCCGATCGACGCGGACAACTACAAGGGCATGGCGAACTACATTTTCGAGTCCGTCGGTGGCCAGCCGCAGCTCACCATCCAGCATGTCAGGCGTGCCGATGGCTCGTCCATCGACGGTGTGTACCCGCTGAAGAACCCGAGCGCCGGGCAGTTGCAGGTCCTGCAGGAACTGATGACCTGCAACCACACCAACGACAAGGGTTGCCTCAATGTCAGGCAGAACGACGGCAGCTGGCTGCTGCACGGCGTCAACAAGATGCCCGCGGGCGTGCTCTGGTTCGACGCGAAGCTGACGGTGGACGGGACCAGCACCAACCTGCTCAACACCCTGGTCAACCGCGGCGACATCGCGCTGACCGGCTCGGGGCACGGCGACCTGGTCGCCCCCAACTTCGCCGGGGCGGCGGCGGTCTGCGGCGGTGCCTTCTACCCGGCCAACCTGTGCGCCGACCATGACAGCTTCGTGACCTGGGAGAACCCGAACGACCTGGACGACGAAGGCAACCCCAGGGTCTACACCGGCCTGCCCATCGCCAATACCGCCGTGGTCAGCGAGGAGGACGCGACGATGGCCGGCTGGACGATCAAGGGCAGCGTGCTGCTGGGCAAGAAGCTGTTCACCAACGGCGCCACCGTGACCATCCAGGGCAGCCTGACCGTGGGCAGCAACGAGCGCTCGGACACCACCATCTCCGCCGGTGGTATCGCCGTGGACGTACCCGACGGCGACGGCAGCCTGAACGTCGTCCCGGTCTGCAGCGCCGGCAACCCGGCGATCCCGGCCGGCCCGGCCACCGCCTCGGTGCTGTGGTCGCGTTACCTCTGA
- a CDS encoding conserved exported hypothetical protein (Evidence 4 : Homologs of previously reported genes of unknown function) → MKRATGFTLIELMVTVAIMAVLALAGMPFARSWMESNRQMQVRNLLWEGIAQSRAVALRNPGGTAAGPAARLERTGAGVLRVTCVDGIAPDGAATPCVPDPDANPERVLWKSAVLPGGGTSTLQLATAGNVISPADWTCVAFDNRGHRVTTGADCVTAAGTPRIAIGFNNQDPLYVDLL, encoded by the coding sequence ATGAAGCGCGCGACCGGTTTCACCCTGATCGAGTTGATGGTGACCGTGGCGATCATGGCCGTGCTGGCCCTGGCCGGCATGCCGTTCGCCAGGTCGTGGATGGAAAGCAACCGGCAGATGCAGGTCCGCAACCTGCTGTGGGAAGGCATTGCCCAATCGCGGGCGGTGGCCCTGCGCAACCCCGGCGGCACCGCTGCAGGCCCGGCGGCCCGGCTGGAACGCACCGGCGCCGGCGTCCTGCGGGTGACATGTGTCGATGGCATTGCACCGGATGGCGCCGCCACTCCATGCGTCCCCGACCCCGATGCCAACCCGGAGCGGGTGCTGTGGAAGAGCGCCGTTCTTCCCGGCGGCGGCACCAGCACGCTGCAGCTGGCCACCGCGGGCAACGTGATCAGTCCGGCTGACTGGACCTGCGTGGCCTTCGACAACCGCGGCCACCGCGTGACCACGGGCGCGGATTGCGTCACGGCCGCCGGCACTCCGCGCATCGCCATCGGTTTCAACAACCAGGATCCGCTCTATGTCGACCTGCTTTGA
- the dsbD gene encoding Cytochrome C biogenesis transmembrane region family protein, translating to MKRLLQHFTALLLLAGCALPAWAISEKDLLPVDQAFALRAEAISRDRIELHWDIAPGYYLYRHRTSVKAGPGFDAGALRMPDGEKKHDEFFGDVETYHRQLQATLPGSAAPGIDTVTLEVRYQGCADAGVCYPPQKRTLEVKLPADTAGITPANPLARASGGGLKLPGVAASQNLPLPSEQAFGFEAIVDDGNRLLLRFSPAPGYYLYRDRTSLALEGAAGIRTGQPQWPAGTSHRDEHFGDVVVYFDQVDVPLPLRREHAKPADITLVTTFQGCQTDGICYPPMTRRVRLSLPAGKVSHSDEAIVVPRVIPPLPSGGRGATLPPADDLPAPQPLVMHAGPAPAATVPDASADNDRRSLPPATAGRTDSLPWILLLALAGGLILNLMPCVLPVLSLKVLGLAQSGESRRHARRHALWYTLGVLVAFAAVGALVLALRAAGQAAGWGFQLQHPWFIAALAYLMFVVGLSLSGVFTLGGTLGGAGQSLVQRQDAAGDFFTGVLACVVASPCIAPFMGPALAYAFTAPATVAMLVFLMLGLGLALPFLLIGFVPALARRLPKPGAWMETFKQLLAFPMYLTAIWLLWVLGKQRGIDATVLLLAGMAVLALGLWWFERSRWHSRRFGMALGAAIVLLALAPVWGVARMQPPARAASEGTVAYSPEMLDRLRADNRVVLDERYIPPWLGLGVVRVIERRADNRVVFVNMTADWCVTCKANERNVLDRAAFRDGLKRVDAVYMRGDWTNVDPQISAFLEQHKAVGVPLYVVYGPGAPPRVLPTVLTQSVVEDALLRAAR from the coding sequence TTGAAGAGGTTGCTGCAACATTTCACCGCCCTGCTCCTGCTTGCCGGCTGCGCCCTGCCGGCATGGGCGATCAGCGAGAAGGACCTGCTGCCGGTCGACCAGGCCTTCGCCTTGCGTGCCGAGGCGATCAGCCGCGACCGCATCGAGCTGCACTGGGACATCGCCCCGGGCTACTACCTGTACCGCCACCGCACCAGCGTCAAGGCCGGTCCGGGCTTCGACGCCGGTGCACTGCGGATGCCCGATGGCGAAAAGAAGCACGACGAGTTCTTCGGCGACGTGGAGACCTACCACCGGCAGCTGCAGGCCACCCTGCCCGGCAGCGCCGCACCCGGCATCGACACGGTGACGCTGGAAGTGCGCTACCAGGGCTGCGCCGACGCCGGCGTGTGCTATCCGCCGCAGAAGCGCACGCTCGAAGTGAAGCTACCGGCCGACACCGCTGGCATCACCCCCGCCAACCCGCTTGCGCGCGCCAGCGGCGGCGGCCTGAAACTGCCCGGCGTGGCGGCCAGCCAGAACCTGCCGCTGCCTTCGGAGCAGGCATTCGGTTTCGAAGCCATCGTCGATGACGGCAACCGCCTGCTGCTGCGGTTCTCGCCGGCACCGGGCTACTACCTGTACCGCGACCGTACCTCGCTGGCGCTGGAAGGCGCGGCCGGCATCCGTACCGGGCAACCCCAGTGGCCGGCCGGCACCTCGCACCGCGACGAGCATTTCGGCGACGTGGTTGTGTATTTCGACCAGGTGGACGTACCGCTGCCGCTGCGCCGCGAGCATGCCAAACCCGCCGACATCACCTTGGTAACCACCTTCCAGGGGTGCCAGACCGATGGCATCTGCTACCCGCCGATGACTCGCCGGGTGCGGCTGTCGCTGCCGGCCGGCAAGGTGTCGCACAGCGACGAGGCCATCGTCGTGCCGCGAGTGATCCCGCCCCTGCCCAGCGGCGGCAGGGGCGCCACACTGCCGCCCGCGGACGACCTGCCGGCGCCGCAACCGCTGGTGATGCACGCCGGCCCCGCCCCCGCGGCAACGGTGCCGGACGCGTCCGCCGACAACGACCGCCGCAGCCTGCCGCCGGCCACCGCCGGCCGCACCGATTCACTGCCGTGGATCCTGCTGCTGGCGCTGGCCGGCGGCCTGATCCTCAACCTGATGCCGTGCGTGCTGCCGGTGCTGTCGCTGAAGGTGCTGGGCCTGGCGCAGAGCGGCGAGAGCCGCCGCCACGCCCGCCGCCACGCACTGTGGTACACGCTGGGCGTGCTGGTCGCGTTCGCCGCGGTCGGGGCACTGGTGCTGGCACTGCGCGCGGCCGGGCAGGCCGCCGGCTGGGGCTTCCAGCTGCAGCACCCGTGGTTCATCGCTGCACTGGCCTACCTGATGTTCGTGGTCGGCCTGAGCCTGAGCGGCGTGTTCACCCTGGGCGGCACCCTCGGTGGCGCCGGCCAGTCGCTGGTGCAGCGCCAGGACGCGGCCGGCGACTTCTTCACCGGTGTGCTGGCCTGCGTGGTGGCCAGCCCGTGCATCGCTCCGTTCATGGGCCCCGCGCTGGCCTATGCCTTCACCGCACCGGCGACGGTGGCGATGCTGGTGTTCCTGATGCTGGGCCTGGGGCTGGCGCTGCCGTTCCTGCTGATCGGCTTCGTGCCGGCGCTGGCGCGGCGCCTGCCGAAGCCGGGTGCGTGGATGGAAACCTTCAAGCAGCTGCTGGCGTTCCCGATGTACCTGACCGCGATCTGGCTGCTGTGGGTGCTGGGCAAGCAGCGCGGCATCGACGCCACCGTGCTGTTGCTGGCCGGCATGGCCGTGCTGGCACTGGGCCTGTGGTGGTTCGAGCGCAGCCGCTGGCACAGCCGCCGGTTCGGCATGGCGCTGGGCGCGGCAATCGTGCTGCTGGCGCTGGCGCCGGTATGGGGCGTGGCCCGCATGCAGCCGCCGGCGCGCGCGGCCAGCGAGGGCACGGTGGCGTATTCGCCGGAGATGCTCGACCGCCTGCGCGCGGACAACCGCGTGGTGCTGGACGAACGCTACATCCCGCCGTGGCTGGGCCTGGGCGTGGTCCGGGTGATCGAACGCCGCGCGGACAACCGCGTGGTGTTCGTCAACATGACCGCCGACTGGTGCGTGACCTGCAAGGCCAACGAGCGCAACGTACTCGACCGCGCCGCCTTCCGCGACGGGCTCAAGCGGGTGGACGCGGTGTACATGCGCGGCGACTGGACCAACGTCGACCCGCAGATCAGCGCCTTCCTCGAGCAGCACAAGGCGGTGGGCGTGCCGCTGTACGTGGTCTACGGCCCCGGCGCGCCGCCACGGGTGTTGCCCACCGTGCTGACCCAGTCCGTGGTCGAGGACGCGCTGCTGCGCGCGGCACGCTGA
- the aroQ gene encoding 3-dehydroquinate dehydratase, type II (Evidence 2a : Function of homologous gene experimentally demonstrated in an other organism; Product type e : enzyme), whose product MAKLLVLHGPNLNLLGSREPEVYGHTTLAGIDAALAAQAQAAGHALESLQSNAEHVLVERVQAARGDGTAFILINPAAFTHTSVALRDALAAVAIPFIEIHLSNPHAREPFRQHSYFSDKAAGVVCGFGADSYRYALDAALQRL is encoded by the coding sequence ATGGCAAAGCTGCTGGTCCTCCACGGCCCCAACCTGAACCTGCTCGGCAGCCGCGAACCGGAGGTTTACGGGCACACCACGCTGGCCGGCATCGACGCGGCGCTGGCCGCGCAGGCACAGGCCGCCGGGCATGCGCTGGAGAGCCTGCAGTCCAACGCCGAGCACGTGCTGGTCGAGCGGGTGCAGGCCGCCCGCGGCGACGGCACCGCCTTCATCCTGATCAACCCGGCCGCCTTCACCCATACCTCGGTCGCGCTGCGCGACGCACTGGCGGCGGTGGCCATCCCGTTCATCGAAATCCACCTGTCCAACCCGCACGCCCGCGAACCCTTCCGCCAGCACAGCTACTTCAGCGACAAAGCGGCCGGCGTGGTCTGCGGTTTCGGCGCGGACAGCTACCGCTACGCCCTGGACGCCGCCCTGCAGCGGCTCTGA